ATTCAAGTTAAGACATCCCGCCCCACTTAACTGACTGGAAATGTAGCATAACCCAAACCAGATATGGCTGGTCACGATATTACTTACTTGCTTAAGGGTTGCATTAACAATGACCGTAAGTGTCAGAAGGAGCTATACCGTCAGCTTCATGGCTTTGCTATGGGCATTTGCTACCGGTATGCCAATGACGGAACGTGTGTGGAACTCATTAATAAAGGCTTTTTAAATCTGCTCCGGAGCCTGCATACGACAGACATAAGCGGACATACCGATTATTTGCTGATGGTAAAAGAACGGTTTAGGCTTATTTTGATCCGTGTATGTGTTGACCACTATCATGAAAACAATAGGAATGGCCATGATGGCAGCGGAATGATTGAAGCGTATATGGGTAAACCTATTGAAGCAATTCGTTCACTTTCGCCACTGCACAGGATGGTTTTCAACTTATTTGTAATTGAAGGGTACGGACATGTTGAAATTTCTAAAATGTTAGGAATTTCCTTGAGTGCTTCGCGAGACTGCCTGTCAAAAGCCAGGGGTCATTTAAAAGAACAATTGAAATTAAACCAGTTATGATATAGCCAAATCATACCATAACCGGTTTGCTGAAGTTAGAATCACTATTTAACAACGGTAGCTTCCAGTTCCACCTTAAGCGTTTCAAACAGTCCCTTTACTTCCAGTAAAGTACTCGATTGTTTGATGTCATGCTTGGTTACCCAAGCCTGAAAAATATCAAAGCAGGAGAAAAGCTCTTCGGTAGAAGTAGTAAAAACATTGAGCCTCACAATATTCTTACAATCGTACCCGGCTTCATTGATGACCTGCTCCAGGTTCCGGATCGCCTCGATGAGTTGTGCTCTCATATCACCGGTACTTGACTGACCGTCGGCATCCACTGCAGCCTGTCCCGAGCAGTAGAGTGTGCTTTCCGCTCTTTTTACTTCTACAGCTTGTACATAGCTGCGTTCATCCTGCCATTTCCAGGGATTAATTACTCGTTTTTCCATTGATCTTACCTTTTAGGTTGTACCTCTACAGGCACAACAGTTAAAAAATTTTGTACTGTAAAGGTGAAAGTACCTTGTGTATTTGTTGCGTGACAAACCTCACAGTTTCAGCATGGACCGCTACCTGAAACCAATTGAGCTTTACTTAACTTCCAAAAGGTTTGCCAAAGCTTATATATCAACGAGCGATAAGATGCACAAGATAAGAAACGGAGATATAGGCTTGTTATAAATAGCACTTTTTAAAACTTAAGAAAAAAGCCTGCTGAGCGTTTCTCGCGAAACGCCCAGATAGGAAGCCAGCAGGCTCTTGGGTACCCTTTGGAGCAGCGAAGGATATTGCCGGAGCAGTTGCTCATACCGCTCCCTGGCATTGGAAGTAAGAAAGGAAAGTATGCGTTGTTGCGAAGCAATGTGCCCTGCGGTAGATTTTTCAAGAAAGAATCGCTCCATCTTCTGCAAACCGGTACATAATTTATGATAATCAGCCAGTGACATACAAAGCACCTCCGTATCCTCAATACATTGCAGTGACATGGTAGCTTTGGTTTCATTGAAAAATGCCATAAAATCAGTCTCCCACCAGTCTTCCATCGCAAATGACACAATATGCTGTTTTGCAGACATGTCAACGTATTCCAGTTTCAAAAGCCCGGAAACTACGAAGTAAACATGCTCTGCAAGTTCTCCGTCCCGGATAAGGTACTGACGCTTTTTATAGCTTTTATGACTAAAATGAGAAAACACAAATGAAAACTCTTCATCAGTAAGTGGCATTACTTTTTCTATATGTTTCCTCAGTATGTAGTGCATGGTATGGTGGATAGGTGTGAAAACACAGCAAAGTTAAATATTATAGCCTTACCTGTCTTAAGTTTTCCTGACCCTGGATAGTTGGAATATCCCGAACTTAAAAATATTCTTTTAAACGTATGTAAATTTAGTTTTAGCATTATATTCGCACGAAAATTTAGATATAAGTATGAGATCAATTAAAAAACACCAATCCGATTTATTAGCCACCATGTCCTTTCTTTTTTTGATGTTGACGGTGGTTTCATGTAGTAATAATCCCTCACCAGACAAGTTTTTTCAAAAGACAGTGCTAAACAGTAATATGGTTAACCAGTTTCCTCCGGAGATCTTTGGAGAGTACCTGGAGAAAAGCAGTGTGGCACATCAGGGAGCAACATTGAAAGGTGATGAGGCACAGGAAGTTGTAAATGCCAAAATACAATGGATGGAAAAACTTATAGCTGATATAAAAGAGCTGTCGACTACAGAAAAAACTAAGGAAATAAAAGATATATCAATTCAACTATATGGGCTTTGCCTCAGTGCCTACCAGAATGAATATAGTGCCTATGCCAGGCTGTGTGATACCCACGCTCCTAAAGAAGAAAAAATTGCCCTTTTAAAGTCTATTGAGGAAAAATATATACCTGAATATGAAGAACTCTATGGAGAATTAATAATGAAGGGAAAGGCGTTTGCAGAGGAAAACAACCTGAATGTGAATTGGGGTAAATAGTATGATGGTTGAAAATGTGAAATTATTCAGAAGCAAAAAAAAGATGCGTAAGATGATCTTGATTTGCGGAGGCTCATTGATTCCTTTATCCCTGATTTTTATATATAGTGCTGGGGTTATTTCAGGAGAGTACCATACTAAAGGGATGATTTTTTCAGCCTTTTTTATTCTTCTTTTTGTTGTTTATCTGATTAGAA
This region of Fulvivirga ulvae genomic DNA includes:
- a CDS encoding RNA polymerase sigma factor encodes the protein MAGHDITYLLKGCINNDRKCQKELYRQLHGFAMGICYRYANDGTCVELINKGFLNLLRSLHTTDISGHTDYLLMVKERFRLILIRVCVDHYHENNRNGHDGSGMIEAYMGKPIEAIRSLSPLHRMVFNLFVIEGYGHVEISKMLGISLSASRDCLSKARGHLKEQLKLNQL
- a CDS encoding RidA family protein, with the translated sequence MEKRVINPWKWQDERSYVQAVEVKRAESTLYCSGQAAVDADGQSSTGDMRAQLIEAIRNLEQVINEAGYDCKNIVRLNVFTTSTEELFSCFDIFQAWVTKHDIKQSSTLLEVKGLFETLKVELEATVVK
- a CDS encoding Crp/Fnr family transcriptional regulator — encoded protein: MHYILRKHIEKVMPLTDEEFSFVFSHFSHKSYKKRQYLIRDGELAEHVYFVVSGLLKLEYVDMSAKQHIVSFAMEDWWETDFMAFFNETKATMSLQCIEDTEVLCMSLADYHKLCTGLQKMERFFLEKSTAGHIASQQRILSFLTSNARERYEQLLRQYPSLLQRVPKSLLASYLGVSRETLSRLFS